ATCGGCCCGGAGCACCGCGTCGCGAAGGGCAGCGGCCTGGCTGGAACCCTCGATGATCCGCACCACGGCGGAGGCATCCAGCACCAGGCTGGACGATCCCAGGGCCGTCATGTCAACGGGAACGGTCCTGGCGGATCAGGTCCTCTGGAGGTGGATCAAAAGGCTGCCCGGCCTGCTCCACGGCCAGCGCTTCCAGGTCGGCGAGGGCCTGCCGGCGTCGCTCGCGGGGGTCCCCGCCGCAGGCCTGCTGCAGATCGCTGAGGGCCTGCTGGCTCAGGCTGCGGTGATGGCGGCGGGCGCGGAGCTGCAGCAGCTGATGCAGGGGATCGGGAAGGTCGCGGATCTGCAGGGTGGCCACCAACACGCATCGCAGTGAATGCAATCTACATGCACTCTTCAGCTCAGGGCGGGCTCCGGCTGTTGGGGACAGCCTGGGTCTGAGGCCCCAGCGTCGCTACCGTCCGCCCAGCCGCCTCGCCACCGCCCACCCCGATGCCGGCCACGATCTACCTGCACTGGGCTGCCACGCCCTACGACTGGGTGCGGCCGGGGCACTACCACTCGATCATTGCCGGTGACGGCACGCTGCACCGCCTGCACGCCTACACGATCGATCTGCCGGCCCACACCTGGCGCCGCAACAGCAATGCCGTGGCCCTCTCCTGCGCCTGCATGGGCGGCCGCCCGGATCCCTGGACGATCCCGCCCACCGAGGCCCAGCTCGATCGGATGTGCCGCGAGGCGGCCGAGATCGCCCGCGGCTGGGGCTGGGGCGCTGAGGAGATCACGATCGAGCGGGTGATGACCCACGCCGAGGCCGCCTCCAACCGCGACGGCCGCTGGATGCATGACAACTACGGCCCCGTGATCTGGGGCGGCAGCGGCGAGCGCTGGGACTTTCTGCAGCTCAGTAAGGGCGGCCCGCCCACCGGTGGCGACGAGCTGCGCCAGCGCATCCGCGCCGCTCTGGCCGGCAGTCCGCCCCCCGAAGCCGCCAAGCCCTCTCCCCTCGCCTTCCGCCGCGCCGCCACCATGACGGCCCGCGGCCAGGAGCTGGCGGTGGAGATCGACGAGCACGGCACCTCCTGGGCCCTCGCTGCCGATCTGCTGCGCCGCTACGAGATCCCCTTCGCCTGGGAGGCCAGCCGTCGCCGCATCCTGATCGGCAGCCTCGATGTGGCGCCCACCTACCGCCACGACCAGGTGCAGCCCGCGGTGGGCTGGCCCCTGTTCGAGATGACCCTGCTCAGCGGCCCCGCTCCGGTGATCCTGCGCGGCCTGCTGCGGGAGAGCCGGGCCTGGTGCCGCGTGCTCGAATTCGCCGAGGAGTTCGGCATCAGCGTGAGTTTCGAGCCGTTCACCCTGCTCGAGCGGCGGGGCGGTTAGGAGCCCGGCCGCGATGCCCCCACCCCCCATGGCCCCAGCTGGCGTCCTCGCCCTGGCAGCCGCGCTGCTCTCCTGGACCCTGCTGGGCCTGCTCCTGCCCGGGCTGCGCCGCGCCCTGCCCGACCATCCCAACGCCCGCAGCTCCCACCGGCGCGTCACCCCCCGCGGCGGCGGCGTGGTCTTCGCCCTGGTGGGCAGCGCTGGTGCCCTGCTGCTGGGCCTCCGCCTGCCAGCCCTCTGCCTGCCGCTGGCCCTGGTGGGCCTGCTCGACGACCGCCGCTCCCTTCCGCCCGGGCCGCGGCTGGCGGCCCAGCTGGCCACGGCGCTCCTCCTGGTGGGGCTGAGTCCGCTGGGGCAGTCGCCGTGGCTGGCGCTGCTGCTCGCCCTGGCCGCCACCGCCCTGATCAACCTCGTGAACTTCATGGACGGCCTCGACGGCCTGGTGGCGGGTTGCCTGGTGGTGTGGCTGGCCGCCGCCGCCTGGGGCGGCCAGCCGGCTCTCTGGCCCCTGGTGGGAGCCCTGCTCGGCTTCCTGCCCTGGAACTGGAGCCCGGCCCGGGTGTTCATGGGCGATGCGGGCAGCACCTTCCTCGGTGCGGTGCTCGCCAGTGCGGTGCTGGCGGCGCCGGGCTGGCGGGAGTCGTTGCCGCTGCTGCTGGTGGCCCTGCCCCTGCTGGGCGATGCCGGCGTGTGCCTGCTCCGGCGCCTGCGGGCCGGCCACCGCCTCTGGCAGGCCCACCGGCTGCACCTCTACCAGCGGCTGCAGCAGGCGGGCTGGAGCCACCGGCGGGTGGCCGGGCTCTACAGCGCCGCCACCGCCGCCCTGGCCCTGGCCTGGCGCCTGGGGGGCTGGCCCTGGCTGCTGGCCCTCGCCGCCGCCGTGCTGCTGCTGGGGGCGTGGCTGGAGCGCTGCGTGGCGGTGCCCTTTGACCCACCGCCTAGCGTGAGCGCCACCCTCTCGCCGCCAGGGTGACGCTTCCACCGCGCTGGCCCCGGCTTGGCCGCATCCCGCTGCTGCTGCGTCGCCTGCCCCTGCTGCTGGCCGATGTGGTGCTGCTGCCCCTGGCCGTGTGGCTCAGCTTCCTGCTGCGCCTGGCCGATCCCTGGCCGACGGAGCTGGAGCAGTCGCTCTGGCTGCTGCCCACCGTGCTGGTGATCGGCCTGCCCCTCTATGCCCTCAGCGGCCAGTACCGGGGGCTCACCCGCTACGTGGGCAGTGCTGCCCTCTACCAGCTGGCCATCCGCAACGCCCTGCTGGTGCTGCTGGTGGCCTTCGCCGGCCTACAGCTGCAGCTTCCGGCGCCGCCCCGCAGCAGCTGGCTGCTGCTCTGGATCCTGCTCACGGTGTTCACCGGCGGCCTGCGTTTCGCCCTGCGCGACCTGCTGCTCGGCCAGGCGCCCCCGGGGCCGCGGCCCCGGCGTCAGCGGGTGGTGATCGTGGGGGCGGATGCGGCCGCCGCCCAGCTGGCCGCCGCGTTGCGGCTCGGCCACGACACCCGCATCGCCGCCTTCCTCGACGACGACCCCGGCCTCTGGCACCGCACCCTCTACGGGGTGCCGGTGCTGCCTCCCGAGCGCCTACCGCGGCTGCTGCGCAGCAGCCGCGTGGATCAGCTCATCCTCTCCACCCCCTCGCTGCCCCAGGCTGAGCGTCGGCGCCTGCTGGCCAGCCTGCAGGGCTTCGGCGTGCCGGTGCTGCAGGTGCCCGCGGTGGAGGAGATCGCCTCGGGCCGCGCCACGATCGACACCCTGCGACCGGTGCCGATCGAGGACCTGCTCGGCCGCGAGAGCGTGCCGCCCGACCCCGCCCTGCTGGGGGCGGCGATCACCGGCCGCAGCGTGCTGGTGAGCGGAGCCGGCGGCTCGATCGGCTCCGAGCTCTGCCGCCAGATCCTGCGGCTGCGGCCGTCGCGGCTGGTGCTGCTCGAGCGCAGCGAGCTGGCCCTCTACGCGATCGGCCAGGAGCTGGCCGCCTGGGGCTCAGCCGTGCCGGTGGTGGAGGTGCTCGGCGACGTGGCCGAGCAGGCCTTCCTGGAGGGTGTGCTGCGCAGCCAGGCCGTGCAGGTGCTGTTCCATGCGGCCGCCTACAAGCACGTGCCGCTGGTGGAGGCCAACATCTGCGCCGGCCTGGCCAACAACCTCTTCGGCACCCGCAGCGCCCTCCAGGCCTCCCTGGCCTGCGGCCTGGAGCGCTTCACCCTCATCTCCACCGACAAGGCCGTGCGCCCCGCCAACGCCATGGGTGCCAGCAAGCGCCTGTGCGAGCTCCTGGTGCAGAACGCCGCCGCCGCTCAGGGGCGTCACCCCGAGCGCACGATCTGCTCGATGGTGCGCTTCGGCAACGTGCTCGGCTCCTCCGGCTCGGTGGTGCCCCTGTTCCGCCGCCAGATCGCCGCCGGCGGCCCCGTCACGGTGACCCACCCGGAGATCACCCGCTTCTTCATGACCATCCCCGAGGCGGTGCAGCTGGTGCTCCAGGCCAGCGCCATGGCCACCGGCGGTGAGGTGTTCCTGCTCGACATGGGGGAGCCGGTGCGGATCACCGACCTGGCCCGCCAGATGATCCAGCTCTCCGGCGCCAGCGTGCGCGATGCCGACCATCCCGACGGTGAGATCGAGATCCACTACACCGGTCTGCGGCCAGGCGAGAAGCTGCACGAGGAGCTGCTGCTGGGTTCCGCCAGCGACCCCACGGCCCACCCCCTGATCCGGCGGGCCCGCGAGGCCTCGCTGCAGCCCGAGCGTCTCGAGCCGCCGCTGGCTGCCCTGGAGGCCGCCCTGCGCCGCTGGGATGAGGCCGGCGCCCTCGCCGCCCTGCAGCGCCTGGTGCCCGACTACCACCCCGCGTCCACCGGGCTGGCCGGCCAGCCTCGGTAGGCTGCGGACCTGACCTGGTAGCCGTTCTCACCATGCTCAAGCTCCTGCTGGGTGACCCCAATGCCCGCAAGCTGAAGCGCTACCAGCCGGTCGTCTCCGACGTGAACCTGCTGGAGGAGGAGATCGCCCCCCTCTCGGACGACGAGCTGCGCGG
This sequence is a window from Cyanobium sp. PCC 7001. Protein-coding genes within it:
- a CDS encoding glycosyl transferase yields the protein MAPAGVLALAAALLSWTLLGLLLPGLRRALPDHPNARSSHRRVTPRGGGVVFALVGSAGALLLGLRLPALCLPLALVGLLDDRRSLPPGPRLAAQLATALLLVGLSPLGQSPWLALLLALAATALINLVNFMDGLDGLVAGCLVVWLAAAAWGGQPALWPLVGALLGFLPWNWSPARVFMGDAGSTFLGAVLASAVLAAPGWRESLPLLLVALPLLGDAGVCLLRRLRAGHRLWQAHRLHLYQRLQQAGWSHRRVAGLYSAATAALALAWRLGGWPWLLALAAAVLLLGAWLERCVAVPFDPPPSVSATLSPPG
- a CDS encoding N-acetylmuramoyl-L-alanine amidase — encoded protein: MPATIYLHWAATPYDWVRPGHYHSIIAGDGTLHRLHAYTIDLPAHTWRRNSNAVALSCACMGGRPDPWTIPPTEAQLDRMCREAAEIARGWGWGAEEITIERVMTHAEAASNRDGRWMHDNYGPVIWGGSGERWDFLQLSKGGPPTGGDELRQRIRAALAGSPPPEAAKPSPLAFRRAATMTARGQELAVEIDEHGTSWALAADLLRRYEIPFAWEASRRRILIGSLDVAPTYRHDQVQPAVGWPLFEMTLLSGPAPVILRGLLRESRAWCRVLEFAEEFGISVSFEPFTLLERRGG
- a CDS encoding nucleoside-diphosphate sugar epimerase/dehydratase: MTLPPRWPRLGRIPLLLRRLPLLLADVVLLPLAVWLSFLLRLADPWPTELEQSLWLLPTVLVIGLPLYALSGQYRGLTRYVGSAALYQLAIRNALLVLLVAFAGLQLQLPAPPRSSWLLLWILLTVFTGGLRFALRDLLLGQAPPGPRPRRQRVVIVGADAAAAQLAAALRLGHDTRIAAFLDDDPGLWHRTLYGVPVLPPERLPRLLRSSRVDQLILSTPSLPQAERRRLLASLQGFGVPVLQVPAVEEIASGRATIDTLRPVPIEDLLGRESVPPDPALLGAAITGRSVLVSGAGGSIGSELCRQILRLRPSRLVLLERSELALYAIGQELAAWGSAVPVVEVLGDVAEQAFLEGVLRSQAVQVLFHAAAYKHVPLVEANICAGLANNLFGTRSALQASLACGLERFTLISTDKAVRPANAMGASKRLCELLVQNAAAAQGRHPERTICSMVRFGNVLGSSGSVVPLFRRQIAAGGPVTVTHPEITRFFMTIPEAVQLVLQASAMATGGEVFLLDMGEPVRITDLARQMIQLSGASVRDADHPDGEIEIHYTGLRPGEKLHEELLLGSASDPTAHPLIRRAREASLQPERLEPPLAALEAALRRWDEAGALAALQRLVPDYHPASTGLAGQPR